The following are encoded in a window of Vigna unguiculata cultivar IT97K-499-35 chromosome 8, ASM411807v1, whole genome shotgun sequence genomic DNA:
- the LOC114195511 gene encoding uncharacterized protein LOC114195511 has translation MQPPLSSRINLVELKAQIVKRIGAEKSKQYFYYLNRFLSQKLSKTEFDRSCYRVLGRENLPLHNHFIKSILKNACQAKTPPPVQQLTGPPKTGTLVHHASGREDGHENSFVNIQNQNVSIWSNGVVPVSPRKLRSGGRDRKLKDRLSPLGPNGKVDSVAHQSTPTEDSSSKVDMENDVLTPCDYQRPTQHLQVVDELLENGMGDALQRPAKKPRIYGNGPTDASVIEKGEEVEQSNRIIFSRSPLVAPLGIRYCTTSVGGARKAMPVNGTSNFVRCCDSGRLSNTDTLRRRMEQIATVQGLGGVSMECANTLNNMLDVYLKRLIRSCVNLVGARSGNEHRKLPVSKQQIQGRVINGVWPNNHLHVQNASGLAEPEAGHGPPHSVSIHDFKVAMELNPQLLGEDWPVQLEKISMRSFEE, from the coding sequence ATGCAACCCCCACTCAGTTCAAGAATCAATTTGGTCGAATTAAAAGCGCAGATTGTGAAGAGGATTGGGGCGGAGAAGTCAAAGCAGTACTTTTATTACTTGAACAGGTTTCTGAGTCAGAAGCTGAGCAAGACTGAATTTGATAGGTCATGTTATCGGGTACTTGGCAGGGAGAATCTTCCGTTACACAATCATTTCATaaagtcaattttgaaaaatgctTGCCAAGCCAAGACCCCACCGCCAGTCCAGCAACTGACAGGTCCTCCAAAAACTGGAACACTTGTCCATCATGCATCTGGTCGAGAGGATGGACATGAAAATAGTTTTGTTAACATCCAAAATCAGAATGTTTCCATTTGGTCCAATGGGGTTGTGCCGGTTTCGCCACGCAAGTTAAGGTCTGGCGGCCGTGATCGTAAGCTTAAAGATAGACTGAGCCCTCTTGGACCAAATGGAAAAGTTGATTCTGTTGCTCATCAATCCACACCTACAGAAGACAGCAGTAGTAAGGTTGATATGGAGAATGATGTTCTTACTCCATGTGATTATCAAAGACCTACACAACATCTTCAGGTAGTTGATGAGCTACTTGAGAATGGTATGGGTGATGCTCTTCAGAGACCTGCTAAGAAACCAAGAATATATGGGAATGGACCAACCGATGCATCAGTTATTGAAAAGGGGGAAGAAGTGGAGCAATCAAACCGCATCATTTTTTCTAGAAGTCCTTTGGTAGCACCACTTGGGATTCGCTACTGCACCACAAGTGTTGGTGGGGCCCGCAAAGCGATGCCAGTGAATGGCACTAGTAATTTTGTTAGGTGTTGCGACAGTGGTAGGTTATCTAATACAGATACATTGAGAAGGCGCATGGAACAGATTGCCACAGTACAGGGTCTTGGAGGTGTTTCTATGGAATGTGCAAATACATTGAATAATATGTTAGATGTGTACTTGAAAAGGTTGATCAGATCTTGTGTTAATTTAGTGGGAGCTAGGTCTGGAAATGAACATAGGAAGCTCCCTGTCTCGAAACAGCAGATTCAGGGGAGGGTCATTAATGGTGTCTGGCCAAATAATCATTTACATGTGCAGAATGCCAGTGGGCTGGCAGAACCTGAGGCTGGACATGGACCACCACACTCGGTATCTATACATGATTTTAAAGTTGCTATGGAGCTAAATCCACAGCTACTTGGAGAGGATTGGCCCGTACAACTGGAGAAAATTTCTATGCGATCATTTGAGGAATGA